In the Ostrinia nubilalis chromosome 7, ilOstNubi1.1, whole genome shotgun sequence genome, one interval contains:
- the LOC135073459 gene encoding uncharacterized protein LOC135073459 translates to MDNGEQVDVIYTDYSKAFDRIDHNLLLDKLQMIGIRGQYAPPTPQVHEQTPRLSRVNQDTRSVRSSRRRAEIEAKLRVARQELEVAKAELELAQLDSDMEEDPEEVQYRQMQVENWLDHSNTIAERVPPELQPIPPPPPAAPLPPPPQVLPLPPPPPPQVLPPPPPQVLPPPPPQPLPTEGRTDIQELAMAITKLSQRAEGGLTRQLVDLPSFNGACEEWLAFRRSYEDTARSFTPAQNLARLRRCLQGHAREAVKSLLFTAEDPEELMKSLEVRFGRPGAIALAELKKMERLPRVNESSGEICMFANRVRNAVATIRALGKTEYLCAPGAVECLIDKMPPTMKSRWLMYQRERRAEGKPALELMYDFMEVEADINSDYAPPEVSWDQKRNMFKRPVHHVQQTEGRREEPKTDAKKCPECREDHWLYECKKYKEASVEDKWEMVKKARMCFKCLRFKHSRNTCRAQPCKKCMRWHHISLHSEKPAAAKTQEKPAEGVVSSVHTTSCGKAYLKMTPVNLYGPKGTAKVLALLDEGSTVTLLDSSVAKKIGVQGKPEAITIEMVGGNGMQKSNSQKINMKIKGVHCRNKLNMEARTIDNLKLAKQGVEERMLQKCKHLQKIKDKLVYDKEEPQLLIGQDNWGLIVTRRLRKGKASEPVASLTSLGWVLHGCDAGGSVPVKFVHHSRLMEDETEALVRRHFEIESLGVQARRPSNDADKRALDVLEKTTKRLPNGRFESGLLWKSERETLPNNYHQAHQRLINMEKKLDKDPALKTSYEEQIENLLKNGYAEKAPETTTPGRTFYLPHFAVMHPIKKKPRIVLDAAAKFNGKSLNDALLPGPDLLQSLFGVLLRFREGPVAVVADIKEMFLRIQMREEDRDSLRFLWRGSKRNGKPEEYRMASVIFGATSSPSTAIYVMNKNAEDFKEEHPAAVAAIQRNHYMDDYLQSFTTVEEAKRIAKEVQTIHNKASFHLRGWGSNQPTVLEGIEDQRQEEVLELGKEEKTLGLRWLNTEDALAFNVGFRNTPPEVLAGQRVPTKREVTSAVMSTFDPMGFATPILIQGQKLIQEIWRTKIDWDEKILEPQVAAWTGYLEDVAVLKELKIPRCLSPRTRRGQLHTFCDASEEAYAAAVYWRTEDPDGTIRVALIAGKARVAPSKPVSIPRLELQAALLGSRLASSVEKELDLEIEERTFWTDSSTVLQWLKADPRKFKTFVAHRLAEIEELTRIQDWRWVPTKENPADDATRGTPNEFDENARWFKGPAFLYGNKEDWPARRFEVKEELTGEE, encoded by the coding sequence GACAGTACGCGCCACCCACGCCGCAAGTGCATGAACAAACGCCGCGACTGTCACGAGTGAATCAAGACACGCGCTCCGTCCGCTCGTCAAGAAGAAGGGCAGAAATAGAGGCCAAATTAAGAGTGGCCCGCCAGGAACTGGAAGTTGCCAAAGCGGAATTGGAGTTGGCCCAATTGGATTCCGACATGGAAGAGGATCCAGAAGAAGTGCAGTACAGGCAAATGCAGGTCGAAAATTGGTTGGACCACTCGAACACCATCGCCGAGAGGGTCCCGCCGGAACTACAACCaataccgccgccgccgcccgccgcgccgctgccgccgccgccacaagttctaccgctgccgccgccaccgccgccgcaagtgttgccgccaccgccgccgcaagtgttgccgccgccgccaccgcagCCGCTACCTACGGAAGGGAGAACAGACATCCAAGAGTTAGCCATGGCCATCACCAAGCTGTCACAGAGGGCAGAGGGTGGCCTCACAAGACAACTGGTCGACCTCCCAAGTTTCAATGGCGCATGTGAAGAATGGCTCGCGTTCAGAAGGTCATATGAAGACACCGCGCGCTCCTTCACGCCGGCACAAAATTTGGCGCGACTACGAAGGTGTCTCCAGGGGCACGCGAGGGAGGCAGTCAAGAGCCTCCTGTTCACCGCCGAGGATCCAGAAGAGCTGATGAAGAGCCTGGAGGTCCGGTTCGGCAGACCTGGAGCCATAGCCCTGGCGGAGTTAAAGAAGATGGAAAGGCTGCCAAGGGTCAACGAGTCATCGGGGGAGATCTGCATGTTTGCCAACCGAGTCCGCAATGCCGTGGCCACCATCAGGGCACTCGGCAAGACGGAATATTTGTGCGCACCAGGGGCCGTGGAGTGTCTCATCGACAAGATGCCACCGACCATGAAGTCTCGGTGGCTGATGTACCAACGCGAGCGCCGGGCAGAGGGAAAACCAGCGCTCGAACTCATGTATGACTTCATGGAAGTTGAAGCAGATATTAACAGTGATTACGCTCCCCCGGAAGTGTCCTGGGACCAGAAGAGAAATATGTTCAAGAGGCCGGTTCACCATGTCCAACAAACAGAAGGACGCCGTGAAGAACCGAAGACTGACGCGAAGAAGTGCCCAGAGTGCCGTGAGGACCACTGGCTGTACGAATGTAAGAAATATAAGGAAGCCAGTGTTGAAGATAAGTGGGAAATGGTGAAGAAGGCAAGAATGTGCTTCAAATGCCTGCGCTTCAAGCACTCAAGGAACACGTGTCGGGCACAACCATGCAAGAAGTGCATGAGGTGGCATCACATCAGTCTTCACTCAGAGAAGCCCGCAGCGGCGAAAACTCAAGAGAAGCCCGCCGAAGGAGTTGTGTCGTCAGTGCACACCACGAGCTGCGGAAAGGCCTACTTGAAGATGACGCCGGTGAACCTCTACGGGCCCAAAGGGACAGCAAAAGTGCTCGCGCTCCTGGACGAAGGATCCACCGTCACGCTGCTGGACTCATCAGTGGCGAAGAAGATTGGGGTGCAAGGGAAGCCGGAAGCCATCACCATCGAGATGGTCGGGGGGAACGGTATGCAGAAGAGCAACTCCCAGAAGATCAACATGAAAATCAAAGGGGTCCATTGCAGAAATAAGCTCAACATGGAAGCAAGAACTATCGACAACTTGAAGTTGGCGAAACAAGGGGTCGAAGAAAGAATGCTTCAAAAGTGTAAACACTTACAGAAGATCAAGGACAAGCTGGTATACGACAAGGAAGAACCACAACTACTGATCGGGCAAGATAACTGGGGGCTCATAGTCACACGGAGACTACGCAAAGGGAAGGCCTCCGAACCAGTTGCCTCCTTGACCAGCTTGGGATGGGTCTTACACGGATGCGACGCCGGAGGAAGTGTCCCTGTCAAGTTCGTGCACCACAGCAGGTTGATGGAAGACGAAACAGAAGCCCTGGTCCGCCGGCACTTCGAGATAGAGTCGCTCGGGGTGCAAGCACGTCGGCCAAGTAATGACGCCGACAAAAGGGCACTCGACGTCCTAGAGAAGACCACGAAGAGGCTACCAAATGGACGGTTCGAGTCTGGGCTGCTGTGGAAAAGTGAAAGGGAAACTCTACCGAACAACTACCATCAGGCACACCAGCGTCTCATCAACATGGAGAAGAAATTAGACAAGGACCCAGCACTGAAGACTTCGTATGAAGAACAAATAGAAAATCTGCTGAAGAATGGATATGCAGAGAAAGCTCCAGAAACCACGACGCCAGGGAGAACATTCTACTTACCTCACTTCGCGGTGATGCACCCGATAAAGAAGAAACCGAGGATAGTTCTCGACGCCGCCGCCAAGTTCAACGGGAAGAGCCTCAACGATGCGCTGCTGCCTGGGCCTGACTTATTGCAGTCGCTCTTCGGAGTGCTTCTCAGGTTCCGGGAAGGTCCAGTCGCCGTCGTCGCCGACATCAAGGAGATGTTCCTACGCATCCAAATGAGGGAAGAAGACCGGGACAGTCTGCGGTTCTTATGGCGCGGCAGCAAGAGGAACGGCAAACCGGAAGAGTACCGCATGGCCTCAGTGATCTTCGGGGCAACGTCATCACCGTCTACGGCAATTTATGTCATGAACAAGAACGCAGAAGACTTCAAGGAGGAGCACCCGGCAGCCGTGGCAGCAATACAGAGGAACCATTATATGGATGACTACTTGCAAAGTTTCACAACGGTAGAAGAAGCCAAGCGGATCGCGAAAGAGGTACAGACGATCCACAACAAGGCGAGCTTCCACCTGAGAGGATGGGGGAGCAATCAACCAACCGTTCTGGAAGGAATTGAAGATCAGCGACAGGAGGAAGTCCTCGAACTGGGCAAGGAAGAGAAAACCCTGGGGCTGAGATGGCTAAACACAGAAGATGCACTCGCCTTCAACGTGGGCTTCAGGAACACTCCGCCCGAAGTACTCGCTGGGCAAAGAGTACCAACGAAGAGGGAAGTCACCAGCGCCGTCATGTCTACGTTCGACCCCATGGGCTTCGCGACGCCGATCCTAATACAGGGCCAGAAACTCATACAGGAGATCTGGCGTACCAAGATCGACTGGGACGAGAAGATTCTCGAACCGCAAGTCGCCGCATGGACCGGATACCTGGAAGACGTCGCCGTACTAAAGGAACTGAAGATCCCAAGGTGCCTGTCGCCGAGAACCAGAAGAGGACAACTCCACACGTTCTGCGACGCGAGTGAAGAAGCATACGCCGCAGCCGTCTATTGGCGAACGGAAGACCCAGACGGCACGATACGCGTCGCATTGATTGCTGGGAAAGCAAGGGTAGCTCCTAGCAAACCAGTGTCTATCCCACGGTTGGAATTGCAAGCAGCATTATTGGGCAGCAGACTTGCCTCATCGGTGGAGAAGGAGCTCGATTTAGAGATTGAAGAAAGGACCTTCTGGACAGACTCCAGCACCGTCCTTCAATGGTTGAAAGCAGACCCGAGAAAATTCAAGACGTTCGTGGCCCATCGCCTCGCGGAAATTGAAGAGCTGACGCGAATTCAAGAT